The proteins below come from a single uncultured Carboxylicivirga sp. genomic window:
- a CDS encoding RagB/SusD family nutrient uptake outer membrane protein — protein MIRNISILMIGLGLFSSCSLLDITPEDVVSQEQAFNDVESYQMALNNLYLTLTSSVMNMQTTDFASDDFESVIPGYAESNYLIYNWDYKTQPQPYIWTYQYQIISRANVLIDNYTTVPVSTQEEQDEMDQIYAQALGVRAWSLFNTVQVYAARYDGSNGNEDGIPLKLHLTLEYLPKSSLEKVYGQIYSDLNQAESLLSESDYSASSNYEFGTKAIWALQARVALFISDYETAREASGHFINTELLDKENYWMLWEDQFGSLNKEVIFMTHDLSDTDDADLIDYHEIYENNSVRLSQYFIDSFEEGDIRKDENYINSSQMPYKYIVPVNERNSVVDRNLNYKHFRLAEQYLIYAESVLESNPSEALRVINILRQKRGASLLQTAPDLTQIQQERRRELFTEGLRFYDLKRLSSQLNIVVQRSNGNVLSPNSPLYIWNVPKEETNSNPYID, from the coding sequence ATGATACGAAATATATCAATTTTAATGATTGGCTTAGGATTGTTTTCGTCTTGTTCGTTGCTTGATATTACCCCTGAAGATGTAGTATCGCAAGAACAAGCCTTTAATGATGTTGAGTCATATCAAATGGCTTTAAATAACTTGTATCTTACCCTTACATCATCAGTAATGAATATGCAAACAACCGACTTTGCATCCGATGATTTTGAAAGTGTAATTCCTGGTTATGCCGAATCAAATTATCTTATTTATAATTGGGACTATAAAACACAACCTCAGCCATATATATGGACTTATCAGTATCAGATAATTTCACGAGCTAATGTATTAATCGATAATTATACCACTGTGCCGGTTTCTACTCAGGAAGAGCAAGATGAAATGGACCAGATATACGCACAGGCATTGGGAGTAAGAGCCTGGAGTTTATTTAATACCGTTCAAGTGTATGCAGCACGCTATGATGGTAGTAATGGTAATGAGGATGGTATTCCTCTTAAACTGCACCTTACATTGGAATATTTGCCAAAATCATCTTTAGAGAAAGTATATGGGCAAATTTATTCCGATTTAAATCAGGCTGAAAGTTTATTATCAGAAAGTGATTATAGTGCTTCATCGAATTACGAATTTGGTACGAAAGCTATATGGGCTTTACAAGCAAGAGTAGCATTGTTTATTTCAGATTACGAAACGGCCAGAGAGGCTTCGGGTCATTTTATTAATACTGAGTTATTAGATAAAGAAAATTATTGGATGCTTTGGGAAGATCAGTTTGGTTCGTTGAATAAGGAAGTCATATTTATGACCCATGATTTAAGCGATACCGATGATGCCGATTTGATTGATTATCATGAGATATATGAGAATAATAGTGTGCGATTAAGTCAATATTTTATTGATAGTTTCGAAGAAGGCGATATTCGTAAGGATGAGAATTATATCAATTCTTCTCAGATGCCATACAAATATATTGTGCCGGTAAACGAACGCAATAGTGTAGTTGACCGAAATCTGAATTATAAACACTTCCGTTTGGCCGAGCAATATTTAATTTATGCCGAATCGGTATTAGAATCCAATCCTTCGGAAGCATTGCGTGTGATCAATATATTGCGCCAGAAACGAGGAGCCAGTTTGTTACAGACTGCACCTGATTTAACACAGATACAGCAAGAACGCCGAAGAGAATTATTTACCGAAGGATTACGCTTTTATGATTTAAAGCGCCTGTCGAGTCAATTAAATATTGTGGTACAACGAAGCAATGGCAATGTGCTATCACCCAATTCACCATTATATATTTGGAATGTGCCTAAAGAAGAAACTAATTCTAACCCCTATATCGATTAA
- a CDS encoding SusC/RagA family TonB-linked outer membrane protein, with protein MKQILLFLIVGFSSISISGQVGRTIEGIVTDASTGESLIGVSIFLKNTTSGVITDYEGHYHFGGLVPESVLQFSYLGYELQEITVGDRAIIDVQLEPMVHDLDAVVVFGENQKDVRTITGSVGKIDTKVFSAGTPAASFDQLLQGQVAGLAIQSTGEPGEKSTIRIRGNNSLGIRAKDDAELESANRANEPLYILNGSPISSDVFNTINPDDIVDIRVLKDGLSTVEYGTRGANGVIEIKTKRGIVGKTQYNVRYQHTVKPISGLGGISLMGSAEKLALERELEIVSGLGYIYSPTSTDSEEEIYIKNKRYRELESVNTNWLKELSRIAQVKDLQLSMSGGVDDTRYYLSTSYYDEEGGYERSWANRFTTRFNLDHNLNDDVAIGFDSSIGRSKSSKSATSPASLIYTLQPYETVATTDFIARDPVSINGQYFEDPFDELNNRYSELTTWRLDLNTNLNWTVFEGLNLNAKGGITYSDGENNSVTLANSIVEAAGKIKGEGAFAKNESKSLISRVNLSFDYNKHLGDHSFALSGGSEYIHTKSWGFGFNSIGISEKVDPEIGANPQATIATSKYRDALLGFYTRGNYNFNSKYNLTGSFRYDGSSILPEDKRFVPAWGVGAAWNIQKEEWFSNITLVDQFKLRASYGVNYNSGGIRQTLGLPFYNFTNSNTYMGNRVINLVEFWNSDLKFERAKQWSVALDFGLLKHRIYGTIEGYIKQTDDLLATVDIPASNGYSSLLRNIGQLQNQGVELQLSAVPIRTAYFRWTSSLNFAYNQNEITDLYLQDEIKVGDEGYFSVGEAINSAYVKHWAGVNPVNGMPLYYDENNNLVAGGVAPQMTGFGTYTHPVTGGFTNVFNYQNIEVSTLFTYAWGGVNYNSLKARMIRNVKNGEVPYAGFMDDIWLKPGDEKSLPYPKFFSDTNVNSLFVENASYIRWKNIIVRYNLGEQLKLKGVESLKITAQANNLLTITGYEGIDPEITGVGQPLPKSFTLGIDVTF; from the coding sequence ATGAAGCAAATATTATTGTTCTTAATTGTTGGTTTTAGTAGCATCTCTATTAGTGGACAAGTGGGGCGAACTATAGAGGGAATTGTTACTGATGCTTCAACAGGAGAGAGCTTAATTGGCGTTAGTATTTTTCTGAAAAATACCACATCAGGTGTGATAACCGATTATGAAGGCCATTATCACTTTGGAGGTTTAGTACCCGAAAGTGTTTTGCAGTTTTCGTATTTGGGATATGAACTTCAGGAAATTACCGTGGGGGACAGAGCAATAATTGATGTTCAATTAGAACCAATGGTGCATGATTTAGATGCAGTTGTTGTATTTGGTGAAAATCAAAAAGATGTAAGAACCATTACTGGTTCGGTTGGAAAAATCGATACTAAAGTTTTTTCAGCCGGAACACCTGCTGCATCGTTCGATCAGTTATTACAAGGGCAAGTGGCTGGTTTGGCCATTCAGTCAACTGGTGAGCCTGGCGAGAAATCAACCATCCGTATCAGGGGGAATAATTCCTTAGGAATTCGAGCAAAAGATGATGCTGAGTTAGAATCAGCTAACCGTGCCAACGAACCTTTATATATTTTGAATGGATCACCTATTTCATCAGATGTTTTTAATACCATTAATCCTGATGATATTGTGGATATTCGAGTGTTGAAAGATGGATTATCAACGGTTGAATACGGTACAAGGGGTGCAAATGGTGTAATCGAAATTAAGACTAAAAGAGGTATTGTTGGAAAAACCCAATACAATGTGCGATATCAACATACTGTAAAACCAATTTCAGGATTAGGCGGAATCAGTTTGATGGGCTCTGCTGAGAAGCTGGCTTTAGAGCGAGAATTAGAAATTGTATCTGGGTTAGGATACATCTATTCTCCAACATCAACCGACTCTGAAGAGGAGATATACATCAAAAATAAGCGATATCGCGAATTAGAATCGGTTAATACCAATTGGTTAAAAGAACTATCTCGTATTGCTCAGGTAAAAGATTTACAGTTAAGCATGTCTGGTGGGGTTGATGATACTCGTTATTATTTATCAACGAGTTACTATGATGAAGAAGGGGGATACGAAAGATCGTGGGCAAATCGTTTTACTACACGTTTCAATCTTGATCATAATTTAAACGATGACGTGGCCATAGGTTTCGACTCTTCTATCGGGCGTAGTAAAAGCTCCAAATCTGCCACTTCGCCAGCAAGTTTAATTTATACTTTGCAACCATACGAAACAGTAGCTACTACTGATTTCATTGCACGCGATCCTGTATCTATTAATGGACAGTATTTCGAAGATCCATTTGATGAATTGAATAATCGATATTCGGAGTTAACTACCTGGAGGTTGGATTTAAATACCAATTTAAACTGGACGGTATTCGAAGGTTTAAACCTAAATGCAAAAGGTGGTATTACTTATAGTGATGGCGAAAACAATAGCGTTACTCTTGCGAATAGTATTGTTGAAGCCGCTGGCAAAATTAAAGGAGAAGGTGCTTTTGCTAAAAATGAGTCCAAATCGCTAATTTCTAGAGTTAACCTTAGCTTTGATTACAATAAGCATCTTGGTGATCATTCTTTTGCCTTAAGTGGCGGATCGGAATATATCCATACCAAAAGCTGGGGCTTTGGCTTTAATAGTATTGGTATATCTGAAAAAGTCGATCCTGAAATAGGAGCTAATCCTCAGGCTACTATTGCAACATCTAAATATCGCGATGCTTTGTTGGGATTTTATACAAGAGGTAATTATAATTTTAACTCAAAATACAACTTAACAGGTTCGTTCCGATACGATGGATCATCAATTCTTCCTGAAGATAAACGTTTTGTTCCAGCTTGGGGTGTTGGTGCAGCATGGAATATTCAAAAAGAAGAATGGTTTTCAAATATCACTTTGGTTGATCAGTTTAAATTGAGAGCTTCATATGGTGTAAATTACAATTCAGGAGGTATTCGTCAAACTTTAGGATTACCATTCTATAATTTCACTAATAGCAATACCTACATGGGTAATCGAGTTATCAATCTGGTAGAATTCTGGAATTCAGATCTCAAATTCGAACGTGCCAAACAATGGAGTGTAGCCCTCGATTTTGGTTTGCTCAAACATCGAATCTATGGTACTATTGAAGGATACATCAAACAAACCGATGACTTGCTGGCAACAGTTGATATACCGGCATCAAACGGATATTCATCGTTACTACGTAATATCGGACAGTTACAAAATCAAGGAGTTGAGTTGCAATTGAGTGCAGTACCTATTCGTACAGCTTATTTTCGTTGGACATCAAGCCTGAATTTTGCTTATAACCAAAATGAAATAACTGATTTGTATTTGCAAGATGAAATTAAGGTAGGGGATGAAGGATATTTTAGTGTAGGCGAAGCTATCAACTCAGCCTATGTTAAACATTGGGCTGGTGTTAATCCTGTTAATGGTATGCCGCTGTATTATGATGAAAACAACAACCTGGTAGCAGGAGGTGTTGCTCCTCAGATGACCGGTTTTGGTACATATACACATCCGGTAACAGGAGGTTTTACTAATGTTTTTAATTATCAGAATATTGAGGTGTCAACCTTATTTACATACGCATGGGGAGGAGTAAACTACAATAGCTTAAAAGCTCGCATGATTAGGAATGTTAAAAATGGTGAGGTGCCATATGCCGGATTTATGGATGATATCTGGTTAAAGCCTGGCGACGAAAAATCATTGCCTTATCCGAAGTTTTTTTCTGACACAAACGTTAATTCACTTTTTGTCGAAAATGCATCCTACATACGATGGAAAAATATTATTGTCAGATACAATTTAGGTGAGCAGCTGAAGCTAAAAGGTGTTGAATCATTAAAGATAACAGCTCAGGCAAATAATCTATTGACTATAACCGGGTACGAAGGTATCGATCCTGAAATTACCGGGGTAGGTCAACCTTTGCCGAAATCATTTACCCTGGGAATAGATGTTACTTTTTAA
- a CDS encoding insulinase family protein, translating to MNITFRLISLLLVGHFCIFTKAQVNYDRSIPMNPKVVKKTLDNGFTCYLQKNSLPENQVQMRMIIKAGSILETEEQRGFAHFLEHMVFNGSKHFPEYTLIDYLQSIGVEFGGDVNAYTGYDETVYMLPLPNAKKETLDNAFLFFGDILSGLTLSTQAIDNERNIILEEWRTTIGLNQRLKEAMYPLLYNNSRYLERMPIGLMDVVTKKGNDEELRKFYRSWYRPNLASLVVVGDFDQADIEQRINNIFGSIQNPKNAPERQYYTVPLQDSTKIAIIKDKEITSTSVKLIHKFPHREEKTLKDLKRSVENIIYTYMVNQRLTDVAQQKEAPYMYAQSYATSAAGNTDRYMSIVTTKSDQIIEGTQGLLRELLRIKEYGFTQAELDRKKEILGNDYKRMASEEDKLQSGDIMEAITNHIIYGEENSSLSFKAQFIEQVLDEISLTDIQNLVNEYIDFSKKNQIIIVTAPENSITPTQEELLSVINNSKEEKLEPYKEFEVSDTLMDTIPEAGIIKQETYSEEMGITTIEFDNGVSVALKPTNFKSDEIRFSSMREGGYSLASTNQFNNASMAALLVSQGGLANFSALELERINSGKQVYVAPYIHRYTEGVTGFSSKTDFETLMQLTYLTYTQPRKDVDQFHHFIENKKEYNKNALNNPDSYFTDGVNKVMMQNSPRTATLLTPEELDEIDLDKAFDFYTSRYSSANGSRFFIVGSFDVDSIKPLLTQYLGSLPGNKIVTKYKDYGIRPPKGEHRYDFPKNRVEKAKALIRFTGKYKDTQRARIEMGLLSDILTIRLNQKLREEIGGVYSPFASSNVLQRPYMHYRMDIYFTCSPANLDTLLQATFGEIDKMKIQIEETNLDKVKKAWLKNRKGSLNTNGYWRRVLEDQWTRGEDEKDLESYEEQINNVTAKQLSKLARKYLDKSKHLEFILSPEEL from the coding sequence ATGAATATTACATTTCGACTTATTAGTCTTTTGTTAGTTGGGCACTTCTGTATATTTACTAAAGCACAGGTAAATTACGATCGTTCAATACCAATGAATCCCAAAGTAGTTAAGAAAACTTTGGATAATGGTTTTACATGCTATTTACAGAAAAATTCATTGCCTGAGAACCAAGTGCAAATGCGAATGATTATAAAAGCGGGTTCTATTCTTGAAACAGAAGAGCAACGTGGTTTTGCTCATTTTCTGGAGCACATGGTTTTTAATGGTAGCAAGCATTTTCCGGAATATACCTTAATTGATTATTTACAAAGTATTGGAGTTGAATTTGGTGGAGATGTAAATGCTTATACCGGATATGACGAAACGGTTTATATGTTACCTCTACCTAATGCCAAGAAAGAAACTTTAGACAATGCGTTTTTATTTTTTGGCGATATCCTTTCTGGATTAACGCTTAGTACACAAGCGATAGATAATGAGCGTAATATTATTTTAGAAGAATGGCGTACCACAATTGGTTTAAATCAGCGCTTAAAAGAGGCAATGTATCCATTGCTTTATAATAATTCGCGTTACTTGGAGCGCATGCCTATTGGTTTAATGGATGTGGTGACTAAAAAAGGAAACGACGAAGAACTTCGAAAGTTTTATCGATCGTGGTATCGTCCTAATTTAGCCAGCTTAGTTGTTGTAGGCGACTTTGATCAGGCAGATATTGAGCAACGTATTAATAATATATTCGGATCGATACAAAATCCCAAGAATGCACCAGAGCGTCAATACTACACCGTTCCTCTTCAGGATTCAACGAAAATTGCAATTATAAAGGATAAAGAAATAACCAGTACATCGGTAAAGCTCATTCATAAGTTTCCCCATCGAGAGGAAAAAACACTGAAGGATCTTAAGCGAAGTGTGGAGAATATTATTTATACATATATGGTGAATCAAAGGCTGACAGATGTAGCACAGCAAAAGGAGGCTCCTTATATGTATGCACAATCGTATGCTACTAGTGCAGCAGGAAATACTGATCGTTACATGTCGATTGTAACAACCAAGAGCGATCAGATTATTGAAGGTACTCAGGGCTTGTTGCGCGAATTGCTTCGAATTAAAGAATATGGTTTTACACAAGCGGAGTTAGATCGTAAGAAGGAAATTCTTGGTAACGATTATAAACGCATGGCTAGTGAAGAAGACAAATTGCAATCGGGTGATATTATGGAGGCTATTACAAACCATATTATTTATGGCGAAGAAAATTCCAGCTTATCATTTAAAGCACAATTTATTGAACAAGTGTTGGACGAAATCTCTTTAACTGATATTCAGAATTTAGTAAATGAGTATATCGATTTTTCGAAGAAGAATCAAATCATTATTGTTACAGCACCCGAAAATAGTATCACACCAACACAAGAGGAGTTATTAAGTGTTATCAATAATAGTAAAGAGGAAAAACTTGAACCATATAAAGAATTTGAGGTTTCAGACACATTGATGGATACTATTCCTGAAGCAGGAATAATTAAACAAGAGACGTACTCGGAGGAGATGGGAATTACTACCATAGAGTTTGATAACGGAGTAAGCGTTGCCTTAAAACCAACTAATTTTAAAAGCGATGAAATCAGATTCTCGTCAATGCGAGAAGGTGGTTATTCATTGGCTTCAACCAATCAATTTAATAATGCCTCGATGGCTGCATTATTGGTTTCGCAAGGAGGATTAGCCAATTTTAGTGCTTTGGAACTCGAACGGATTAATTCTGGCAAACAGGTTTATGTTGCACCTTATATTCACAGATATACTGAAGGAGTAACTGGTTTTTCATCAAAAACTGATTTTGAGACATTGATGCAGTTAACATATTTAACCTACACACAGCCGCGTAAAGATGTTGATCAATTCCATCACTTCATAGAAAACAAAAAAGAGTACAATAAAAATGCTTTAAATAATCCCGATTCGTATTTTACCGATGGAGTTAATAAGGTAATGATGCAGAACAGCCCGCGTACAGCAACCTTATTAACACCCGAAGAATTGGATGAGATTGATCTTGATAAAGCCTTTGATTTTTATACATCGCGTTATAGTTCAGCCAACGGATCACGCTTTTTTATTGTGGGTAGTTTTGATGTGGATTCAATTAAGCCTCTACTAACCCAGTATTTAGGAAGTTTACCTGGTAATAAAATTGTAACTAAATATAAGGATTACGGTATACGTCCTCCTAAAGGCGAACATCGGTATGATTTTCCTAAAAATCGTGTTGAAAAAGCAAAAGCCTTAATTCGTTTTACGGGGAAATATAAAGATACACAAAGGGCAAGAATTGAGATGGGGCTGTTGAGCGATATTTTGACAATACGATTAAATCAAAAATTGCGCGAAGAGATTGGAGGTGTTTATTCTCCATTTGCCTCATCAAATGTACTGCAGCGTCCGTACATGCATTATCGAATGGATATATATTTTACGTGTTCTCCAGCTAACCTTGATACATTATTGCAAGCAACTTTTGGCGAAATCGATAAGATGAAAATTCAAATAGAGGAAACTAATCTTGACAAGGTAAAGAAAGCATGGCTTAAAAACAGGAAAGGTTCGTTAAATACAAATGGTTATTGGCGAAGAGTTTTGGAAGATCAGTGGACAAGGGGGGAAGATGAAAAAGATCTTGAGAGCTATGAGGAGCAGATTAACAATGTTACAGCAAAGCAATTAAGCAAACTGGCTCGAAAATACTTAGATAAATCAAAGCATCTTGAGTTTATTCTAAGTCCAGAGGAGTTATAG
- a CDS encoding histidine kinase — protein MYKILFNKRNVIALVVLVVMFTFGTYWIRAKMHQQYQLVSLSVIHGTTKGYQEFLDSYFDSYRKVLFQIDQLWQISDDGEKNQIVLKTLLDMDSTIVAVAVLDQTELLAVYDDSVIANLPDLSLLLKSDSINNQHSCIVNQRFLFVGDRMSNTSVYGRGILVDLHRLHQKFIKDNVYTSVYQVLINQCGQCIYHPEIEMVGKDYPLPNYLFSNGSYNYHQFDTLHLDQSDYLQLSVYKEYRTMSFMGNEWVVINVSPGFEIKDMIAEQERNMVLLFVLFLGILLGILMFGILHWKREFLLRSSAEQENLNLLLKNEKQKSETISIKLELLRSGLNSHFMFNSLGTVKALISNEDKTAREMLKKLSQLYRYQLRIEGEIMVTLRDELTFTQTYVDVINIRMNSSIQMDITNLDDYLNTKVLPVSLQLLVENCIKHNVASEANPLLITITIKDDRIYVVNELRPKVALVETNGKGLNNLNTRYMLISQQECSFKKQGGSFIASIPLIKA, from the coding sequence ATGTATAAAATACTATTTAATAAAAGAAATGTAATTGCTCTGGTGGTTTTGGTGGTTATGTTTACGTTTGGTACTTATTGGATTCGGGCTAAAATGCATCAGCAATATCAGTTGGTAAGTTTATCAGTTATTCATGGTACAACAAAAGGATATCAAGAATTTCTTGATTCTTATTTCGATTCGTATAGGAAAGTATTATTTCAGATTGATCAGTTATGGCAGATTTCAGATGATGGAGAAAAGAACCAGATAGTTCTAAAAACGCTCCTGGATATGGATAGTACCATTGTGGCAGTGGCAGTATTGGATCAAACTGAATTATTAGCGGTTTACGATGATAGTGTTATTGCTAATTTACCAGATTTATCTCTGTTATTAAAGTCAGATTCTATTAATAATCAACATTCTTGTATTGTCAATCAGCGGTTTTTATTTGTGGGTGATAGAATGTCGAATACTTCAGTTTACGGAAGAGGTATATTAGTTGATTTGCATCGCTTGCACCAGAAGTTTATAAAAGATAATGTGTATACATCGGTTTATCAGGTGTTGATAAATCAATGCGGTCAGTGTATTTATCATCCCGAAATAGAGATGGTTGGTAAAGATTATCCACTACCCAACTATTTGTTTTCGAATGGAAGTTACAACTATCATCAGTTCGATACACTCCACCTCGATCAGTCTGATTATTTACAGCTTTCTGTTTATAAGGAATATCGTACAATGTCGTTTATGGGAAACGAATGGGTGGTGATAAATGTCTCTCCCGGATTTGAAATAAAGGATATGATTGCCGAGCAGGAACGCAACATGGTTTTACTGTTTGTTTTGTTTTTGGGCATATTATTAGGTATTCTAATGTTTGGGATTTTACATTGGAAGCGAGAGTTTTTACTTAGGTCATCAGCCGAACAAGAGAATTTAAATCTTTTGCTTAAAAATGAGAAACAAAAGAGTGAAACAATATCTATTAAGCTGGAGCTGCTGCGTTCGGGATTAAATTCTCATTTTATGTTTAATTCCTTGGGTACAGTAAAGGCGCTAATTAGTAATGAGGATAAAACAGCTCGCGAGATGTTGAAAAAACTTTCGCAGCTATATCGCTATCAGTTAAGGATTGAAGGGGAGATAATGGTTACCTTACGCGATGAACTTACTTTTACGCAAACCTATGTTGATGTAATAAATATCCGTATGAATTCATCTATTCAAATGGATATAACCAATTTGGATGATTATTTAAATACGAAAGTACTACCGGTATCACTGCAACTTTTAGTCGAAAACTGTATTAAGCACAATGTGGCTTCAGAGGCTAATCCACTGCTGATTACTATTACCATTAAAGATGATCGAATTTATGTTGTTAACGAGCTACGTCCAAAAGTAGCTTTGGTTGAAACAAATGGAAAAGGGCTCAATAATTTAAATACCCGATATATGCTTATCTCGCAGCAGGAATGCAGTTTTAAAAAGCAAGGGGGAAGTTTTATTGCGTCAATACCACTAATAAAGGCATAG
- a CDS encoding LytTR family DNA-binding domain-containing protein: MEVIIIEDEVLLADALHKELIALDPTIRVIKQLTNVADSIDWLSKNSCDLIFSDIELTDGNSFSIFNALHINIPVVFTTAYDQYAIKAFETNSIGYLLKPVESEDLEKVLDKFRQNQLNSPLLNQFMNHWSVNQTDSKTSRYLNRLLLSIGNIQKPVSVDEIVYFMADDRYLFAITKGGKKYYYDATLSQLENELDPILFFRANRRYYINKNHINEIKTISRSRLIIDMTEPGDEEIVVSYSRSKEFKEWLIS; the protein is encoded by the coding sequence ATGGAAGTAATTATTATTGAAGATGAGGTTTTGCTGGCAGATGCGTTGCACAAAGAGTTGATAGCTTTAGATCCTACAATCAGAGTTATCAAGCAATTGACTAATGTAGCTGATAGTATTGATTGGTTGAGTAAGAATAGTTGTGATTTAATCTTTTCTGATATTGAATTAACTGATGGTAATTCGTTCTCTATCTTTAATGCCCTTCATATTAATATACCAGTTGTATTCACCACTGCTTACGATCAGTATGCCATAAAGGCTTTTGAAACCAATAGTATTGGTTATTTGCTTAAACCAGTGGAGAGCGAAGACCTTGAGAAGGTACTGGATAAATTCAGACAGAACCAGTTAAATAGTCCGCTTTTAAATCAGTTTATGAATCATTGGTCGGTTAATCAGACCGATTCGAAAACATCGCGCTACTTAAACCGATTGTTATTATCCATTGGTAATATTCAAAAACCTGTTTCAGTCGACGAAATTGTATATTTTATGGCCGATGACAGATATTTGTTTGCCATCACTAAAGGGGGCAAAAAGTATTATTACGATGCTACCTTATCGCAACTAGAGAATGAGTTGGATCCCATCTTGTTTTTTAGGGCCAATCGCCGTTATTACATTAATAAAAACCATATCAATGAAATAAAAACTATTAGCCGAAGTCGTTTGATTATTGATATGACCGAACCGGGAGATGAAGAGATTGTTGTAAGTTACTCGCGTAGTAAGGAATTTAAAGAGTGGTTAATTAGCTGA
- a CDS encoding cobyrinate a,c-diamide synthase, translating into MKGFVLAGTNSGCGKTTVSIGLMSLLKSKGLQVAPFKTGPDYIDPLFHQKILDTPSYNLDTYMLPSEAIQYLFSKHCISKDIAVIEGVMGMYDGKGEESQGSTHELSQQLNLPVVLVVNCKGLYQSVGAIVKGFVNYKSNSSVKGVILNHCSSKEYYNFLKGIIEKECGVKCVGYVPFNKDFSLESRHLGLVQAEEVEDLQAKVQQLTQHLADTIDVNALLEISELEPTKSATLQLPDIDLSDLHIGVAYDKAFRFYYRDNLELLQELGATLHYFSPLSDRCLPNNCNCLYIGGGYPEVFATQLSANSPLLQHVNEQVQKGLPVYAECGGLMYLTQKIISLEGEEFPMTGIYNTDVQMTKRLQRFGYAQLEYNGISTRCHEFHHSDLIEDENHCNYIKTYQLSKTEKLTDWQCGLLYKNCLAGYAHNHFYSNFEFFKELIKLWRSNK; encoded by the coding sequence ATGAAGGGCTTTGTTTTAGCTGGAACAAATAGCGGATGTGGAAAAACCACTGTGTCAATAGGATTAATGTCGTTGCTGAAAAGTAAAGGCTTGCAAGTGGCTCCATTTAAGACTGGTCCGGATTATATCGATCCATTATTTCATCAAAAAATACTCGATACACCATCGTACAATCTTGATACATATATGTTGCCCTCCGAGGCTATTCAATATCTGTTTTCAAAGCATTGCATAAGTAAAGATATTGCTGTGATAGAAGGAGTAATGGGTATGTACGATGGTAAAGGAGAGGAATCACAAGGAAGTACCCATGAGTTAAGTCAGCAATTGAATCTGCCGGTTGTTTTGGTGGTAAATTGTAAAGGACTTTATCAGTCGGTAGGAGCCATTGTAAAAGGTTTTGTCAACTATAAAAGTAATTCGAGTGTAAAAGGGGTAATTCTCAATCACTGTTCGAGTAAAGAGTATTATAATTTTTTAAAAGGCATCATCGAAAAAGAATGTGGTGTAAAGTGTGTGGGGTATGTGCCTTTTAATAAGGATTTTTCGCTCGAAAGTAGGCATTTAGGTTTGGTACAGGCCGAAGAAGTGGAGGATTTACAAGCTAAAGTGCAACAATTGACCCAGCATCTGGCTGATACCATTGATGTAAATGCTTTGCTTGAGATTTCGGAATTGGAACCAACTAAGTCAGCTACTTTACAATTACCGGATATTGATTTATCGGATTTGCATATTGGGGTTGCCTACGATAAAGCTTTTCGATTTTATTATCGCGATAACCTGGAACTACTTCAGGAGCTAGGCGCTACACTTCATTATTTTAGTCCGTTATCTGATAGATGCTTACCAAATAATTGTAATTGTTTGTATATAGGTGGTGGATATCCTGAAGTTTTTGCAACGCAGTTATCTGCTAATTCTCCGCTTTTACAACATGTTAATGAGCAGGTTCAAAAAGGTTTACCAGTTTATGCTGAGTGTGGTGGATTAATGTATTTGACCCAAAAAATTATTAGTCTCGAAGGAGAGGAATTTCCGATGACAGGCATCTATAATACCGATGTACAAATGACTAAACGTTTACAACGCTTTGGTTATGCCCAACTTGAATATAATGGAATTTCAACACGTTGTCACGAGTTTCATCACTCCGATTTAATTGAGGATGAAAACCATTGTAACTATATTAAAACCTATCAGCTTAGTAAAACAGAAAAACTGACTGACTGGCAATGTGGTTTACTTTATAAAAATTGCCTGGCTGGCTATGCGCATAATCACTTCTACTCTAATTTCGAATTCTTCAAGGAATTAATAAAGCTTTGGAGGTCCAATAAATAG